Proteins from one Bacteroidota bacterium genomic window:
- the rodA gene encoding rod shape-determining protein RodA — MNSFFKEYFDKTIFFSVLSLAGIGLLSIYSATFDAYEGRDFYRQLMWVGVGFVSMITMMALPLRWLQRNALRIFFSSLGLLVLVLIVGKRVYGSQSWLGFGGLGIQPSEFVKISTMLALASYLSQSDVKATDLKDLVKTSAIVALPIGLIMLQPDFGTSLTFLAMYIPVLYWAGASKFLIIIIIAPAFVAAASIFGTTPFLIVLLLLGIGLYILRDENRFFATVVFGVNVVIGFFVQIVYDKLPLYQQKRIATFLDPNNDPLGAGYNVIQAKVAIGSGGLTGKGFMRGTQTQLSFIPKQWTDFIFCVPGEEFGLLGGVVVLGLFAVVLFHGVRLASIAKNKFGSLLAIGFTSLFAFHVFVNIGMSVGLMPVIGIPLPFLSYGGSSLVSYMMVAGLIMNVYANRKEY; from the coding sequence ATGAACTCATTTTTCAAAGAATATTTTGATAAGACGATTTTCTTTTCCGTGCTTTCGCTGGCAGGGATCGGACTGCTTTCTATTTACAGCGCAACTTTCGATGCCTATGAAGGACGTGATTTTTATCGGCAGTTGATGTGGGTCGGCGTCGGTTTTGTTTCTATGATAACAATGATGGCGCTCCCGCTCCGTTGGCTTCAACGAAATGCGTTAAGAATATTTTTTTCTTCCCTGGGTTTATTAGTTCTTGTCCTTATCGTCGGAAAACGCGTTTACGGTTCACAAAGTTGGCTGGGATTCGGCGGACTTGGTATTCAACCATCAGAATTTGTCAAGATCTCCACCATGCTTGCTCTTGCATCCTATCTCAGCCAAAGCGATGTGAAGGCAACCGATCTGAAAGATCTCGTCAAAACAAGTGCGATTGTCGCATTACCGATCGGTCTTATAATGCTACAGCCGGATTTTGGCACCTCGTTAACATTCCTGGCAATGTATATTCCGGTCCTTTATTGGGCGGGTGCATCAAAATTTTTGATCATCATTATTATTGCACCGGCGTTTGTTGCAGCAGCTTCCATTTTTGGGACGACCCCATTTTTGATTGTACTGCTGCTGCTCGGCATCGGACTGTATATCCTGCGAGATGAGAATAGGTTTTTTGCGACGGTTGTTTTTGGCGTAAATGTCGTTATCGGATTTTTTGTTCAGATCGTCTATGACAAACTTCCCTTGTATCAGCAGAAGCGCATCGCAACATTCCTCGATCCCAACAACGATCCTCTCGGTGCTGGTTACAATGTTATTCAGGCAAAAGTGGCCATTGGTTCGGGGGGATTAACAGGAAAAGGATTTATGCGCGGAACTCAGACACAATTAAGTTTCATCCCAAAACAATGGACCGATTTTATTTTTTGCGTTCCTGGAGAAGAGTTTGGTTTGCTGGGAGGAGTTGTTGTTCTTGGATTGTTCGCTGTGGTATTATTCCATGGAGTACGTCTTGCCTCCATCGCAAAAAATAAATTCGGCAGTTTGCTCGCGATCGGTTTTACTTCGCTCTTTGCATTTCACGTATTCGTCAATATCGGCATGTCTGTTGGTCTCATGCCGGTTATCGGCATTCCTCTTCCCTTCCTAAGTTACGGAGGGTCATCGCTGGTATCCTACATGATGGTCGCCGGTTTGATTATGAATGTGTATGCAAATCGAAAAGAGTATTAA
- the mrdA gene encoding penicillin-binding protein 2, giving the protein MIDDFGSADRRFVIRAVLVAGFMILFARLFQLQYVNAELYGKEAEENSIRNVPKVAIRGYVYDRNGKLLVDNRPSYTVMLTPVDFDKQYLPLLSRILSMPESSILDKIKLGRKYNAFIPARIKRDITFAELSMLEEHKDKLYGVEIQMESKRSYPTSARGSHLFGYAKEISDAQLEKQKSDYQPGDIIGSSGIEAKYEQMLRGIKGFEFISQNAKGQIIGNFDNGKHDIPPVDGLDLHLAIDSDVQAMAESLLADKRGAVVAIDPRNGGIIALVSKPDYDLSLMSGTTSPEVWRALNNDEGIPLYNRATLTRYPPGSTFKMLLALAALDKKIIDENWSITCTGAYRYGNKVFKCEHVHGKVTVVDAIHRSCNVFFYQLMLKVGLDDWSDMGKQFGFGKQTKIDITEENSGLMPDRNYYDRIHGKGKWTQGYLISLGIGQGEVGVTPLQMANYASMLANKGKFYQPHAVNSFVNKRTKQRELIKVEQRQLELSEKAWSLVREGMRRVVMEPGGTGRASRVPGIEVAGKTGTAQNPHGKSHAWFMGFAPYDDPKIAICVMIENVGYGGAFAAPIAGFCMEEFLYGEIIRYGKHPLPLEPNSPDEESVAVN; this is encoded by the coding sequence ATGATCGATGATTTTGGATCCGCCGACAGGCGGTTTGTAATTCGAGCTGTACTTGTGGCAGGATTCATGATCCTGTTTGCGCGGCTGTTTCAATTGCAATATGTGAATGCGGAGCTGTACGGTAAAGAAGCAGAAGAAAATTCCATCCGCAATGTTCCCAAAGTCGCCATTCGCGGATATGTGTATGATCGAAACGGAAAACTTCTGGTCGATAACCGTCCGTCATACACTGTGATGCTCACACCGGTCGATTTTGACAAACAATACCTTCCACTGCTCTCCCGCATTCTTTCCATGCCGGAATCATCTATACTTGACAAAATTAAACTCGGGCGAAAATATAACGCGTTCATTCCTGCGCGCATCAAACGAGATATTACCTTTGCAGAGCTTTCCATGTTGGAAGAACACAAAGATAAATTATATGGTGTTGAAATCCAGATGGAATCAAAACGGTCGTACCCTACATCTGCACGCGGAAGTCATCTGTTCGGTTACGCAAAAGAAATTTCGGATGCACAGCTGGAAAAACAAAAGAGTGATTATCAGCCAGGTGATATTATCGGCAGCAGCGGAATCGAAGCAAAATATGAACAGATGCTCCGCGGCATAAAAGGATTCGAGTTCATTTCCCAAAATGCTAAGGGTCAGATCATCGGAAATTTTGATAATGGCAAACATGACATTCCTCCCGTGGACGGACTTGATCTTCATCTTGCAATTGACAGTGATGTTCAGGCAATGGCAGAATCACTACTGGCGGATAAACGGGGCGCCGTTGTGGCTATCGATCCTCGTAACGGCGGAATTATTGCGCTGGTGAGCAAACCGGATTATGATCTTTCGTTAATGAGCGGAACAACATCGCCGGAAGTGTGGCGCGCACTAAACAATGATGAAGGAATACCTTTATACAATCGTGCGACCTTAACCCGTTATCCTCCAGGTTCGACATTCAAAATGTTGCTGGCGCTTGCTGCGTTGGACAAAAAAATCATTGACGAGAATTGGAGTATTACCTGTACAGGGGCATACCGGTACGGCAATAAAGTTTTTAAATGCGAACACGTACATGGAAAGGTTACCGTTGTTGATGCCATCCATCGATCCTGCAATGTCTTCTTCTATCAATTGATGCTGAAAGTAGGATTGGATGATTGGAGCGACATGGGAAAACAATTCGGCTTCGGCAAACAGACAAAGATTGATATCACGGAAGAAAATTCGGGTTTGATGCCCGATCGGAACTATTACGACCGCATCCATGGAAAAGGAAAATGGACGCAAGGATATTTGATTAGTCTTGGTATAGGCCAAGGTGAAGTGGGAGTGACACCACTGCAAATGGCAAACTATGCATCCATGCTTGCAAATAAAGGGAAATTTTACCAACCACATGCCGTCAATAGTTTTGTAAACAAACGAACCAAACAACGGGAACTCATTAAAGTAGAGCAGCGCCAACTGGAACTTTCCGAAAAAGCATGGTCGTTAGTTCGCGAAGGAATGCGCAGAGTAGTGATGGAACCTGGTGGAACGGGACGGGCGTCTCGTGTTCCCGGTATTGAAGTTGCCGGCAAAACAGGAACGGCGCAAAATCCTCATGGAAAATCTCACGCATGGTTCATGGGATTTGCTCCATACGATGATCCGAAGATTGCAATTTGTGTTATGATTGAGAATGTTGGATACGGCGGCGCCTTTGCCGCACCAATCGCCGGGTTCTGCATGGAAGAATTTTTATACGGAGAGATTATTCGGTATGGAAAACATCCTCTTCCACTGGAACCTAATTCACCGGATGAAGAATCGGTTGCGGTTAATTGA
- the mreD gene encoding rod shape-determining protein MreD, with translation MPKHVRLILITLLLVTFQTTIVSFTSIANIIPDVMLIWIVYIAITQGQIPATVYGFAIGFLLDLISGQFLGLSALSKTIAGFLAGYFFHENKVELNIANYQFLLFVGIASVVHNLIYFIIFTQGSDVGLFTAVFRFGLFSALYTTFVATIPMFIHARRPSLR, from the coding sequence ATGCCGAAACACGTACGCTTAATTCTTATCACGCTTCTTCTTGTTACGTTCCAAACAACAATAGTCAGTTTCACTTCCATTGCGAATATTATTCCGGATGTGATGTTGATCTGGATCGTGTACATTGCCATCACACAGGGACAGATCCCGGCAACGGTGTACGGCTTCGCTATCGGTTTTTTACTGGATCTGATCAGCGGACAATTTCTTGGTCTTTCAGCATTGTCAAAAACAATCGCCGGATTTCTTGCAGGATATTTCTTTCATGAGAATAAAGTCGAGCTCAATATAGCAAACTACCAATTCTTATTGTTTGTCGGTATCGCTTCTGTGGTACATAATCTTATTTATTTTATCATTTTTACGCAAGGAAGCGATGTAGGATTATTCACGGCAGTGTTTCGGTTTGGATTGTTCTCGGCATTGTACACAACATTTGTCGCTACCATCCCGATGTTTATTCATGCCCGCAGACCGTCGCTCCGATAA
- a CDS encoding formimidoylglutamase has product MSTIFTYLDSPNEKLFFSRNDSSDPRMGDIVLRGEKKFTNDIAIGIVGVPTDEGVKRNGGRIGAKDGPDAIRTEFYKRTPFVIGKEKSPSVVPVFDFGDVKCGKTLEETHENLTEVVQTLVSAGIVPIVLGGGHDIAFPNFLGFSTGKKNVGVINIDTHLDYRKPIPKRNSSTSFRQMLDHQSSALNAMNLVEVGIQSFANATDHYSELIERGATVFSLRDVRADGITKTLELAYELATSSVDSLYISFDLDVVNGTDSPGVSAPLPTGFTAEEFLTAALFAGKRRKTKLIDIVEMNPKYDQDGRTAKLAALAMMYFLTGFANR; this is encoded by the coding sequence ATGAGCACGATCTTTACATATCTCGATTCGCCGAACGAAAAGCTGTTTTTCTCCCGCAATGATAGTTCCGATCCTCGCATGGGCGACATTGTGCTGCGTGGTGAGAAGAAATTTACGAACGATATTGCTATTGGCATTGTCGGGGTGCCGACCGATGAAGGAGTAAAGCGGAATGGTGGAAGAATTGGAGCAAAAGACGGTCCAGATGCAATCCGAACGGAATTTTATAAACGGACACCGTTTGTGATCGGCAAAGAGAAATCCCCTTCAGTTGTTCCGGTTTTTGATTTTGGCGATGTGAAATGCGGCAAGACCCTTGAAGAGACCCACGAAAATCTCACCGAAGTTGTTCAGACACTGGTAAGCGCGGGAATTGTTCCGATCGTTCTCGGCGGCGGACATGATATCGCTTTTCCGAATTTTCTTGGATTTTCAACCGGAAAAAAGAACGTTGGTGTTATTAATATCGATACACATCTTGATTACCGCAAACCGATACCGAAGCGGAACAGCAGCACTTCGTTTCGGCAAATGCTGGATCATCAGAGCTCTGCATTGAACGCCATGAATCTTGTTGAAGTTGGAATTCAATCATTCGCAAATGCAACCGATCACTATTCAGAATTGATTGAACGGGGAGCGACAGTCTTTTCGCTGCGAGATGTTCGTGCGGATGGAATTACCAAAACATTGGAGTTGGCATATGAACTTGCCACCTCTTCTGTTGATTCACTCTATATCAGTTTTGATCTAGATGTTGTGAATGGCACTGATTCACCGGGAGTGAGTGCACCATTGCCGACAGGATTTACTGCGGAGGAGTTTCTGACCGCAGCTCTTTTTGCCGGAAAACGCCGTAAAACAAAACTCATCGACATTGTTGAAATGAATCCCAAATATGATCAAGACGGCCGCACGGCAAAACTTGCCGCACTGGCTATGATGTATTTCCTCACCGGTTTTGCCAATCGATAA
- a CDS encoding metallophosphoesterase: protein MSQTTMYLVWMGIILTVYGIGISYMGWRLIAPFQLQAPYKQLAWGGLILMFMIPFSTFIFMRFAERISDSLSWIGYLSLGFLSFVFVSLFFRDIVWMFGIGGQKLFSLFSSAPEAVDAAKREFLLQTTNLGILGIASTLTAYGVYEARKKPGIVNVDIPIAKLPQEFDGFRIVQISDIHAGLTIKRDFIETIAEEVKKLSPDLIAFTGDMADGSVPHLKYDLEPLANVYAPHGKFFITGNHEYYSGVEQWVTHARDMGYDVLMNEHRYVTKNGASFILAGVTDYSGGGFSPVHKSDPAKALNGAPKELAKILLAHQPRTLFHVNDLDLDLVLMGHTHGGQFFPWNLVATIGQPFIKGLNKYGEKTWAYVSKGTGYWGPPVRVGARSEITVLTLKKAIA from the coding sequence ATGAGTCAAACGACAATGTATCTGGTTTGGATGGGAATCATTCTTACCGTGTACGGCATTGGTATTTCGTATATGGGATGGAGGCTTATCGCACCCTTTCAACTACAAGCACCATACAAACAACTTGCTTGGGGTGGATTGATTTTGATGTTCATGATCCCCTTTAGCACATTCATCTTTATGCGCTTCGCCGAACGGATCAGCGATTCGCTTTCCTGGATCGGTTATCTCTCCCTCGGATTTTTGTCGTTTGTCTTTGTTTCACTCTTCTTCCGTGATATTGTCTGGATGTTCGGAATCGGTGGGCAAAAATTATTTTCTCTCTTCTCTTCCGCTCCCGAAGCAGTTGATGCTGCTAAACGGGAATTTCTGCTGCAAACAACTAACCTGGGAATTCTCGGTATTGCCAGCACGCTTACTGCTTACGGAGTGTACGAAGCAAGGAAAAAACCTGGAATCGTCAACGTCGATATCCCCATCGCAAAACTTCCGCAGGAGTTTGATGGATTCAGAATTGTGCAGATCAGTGATATTCATGCCGGGCTGACCATTAAACGGGATTTTATTGAAACCATCGCTGAAGAAGTAAAGAAACTTTCTCCCGATCTGATTGCTTTCACCGGCGATATGGCCGACGGATCTGTTCCACATTTAAAATATGATCTTGAACCTCTCGCCAATGTGTATGCACCGCACGGAAAATTCTTTATTACCGGAAATCATGAATATTATTCGGGTGTTGAGCAATGGGTTACACACGCACGCGATATGGGTTACGATGTGCTAATGAATGAACATCGTTACGTAACCAAAAACGGTGCATCATTTATTTTAGCCGGCGTTACCGATTACAGCGGTGGTGGATTTTCTCCCGTACATAAATCCGATCCGGCAAAAGCCTTGAACGGAGCACCGAAAGAGTTAGCAAAAATTCTTTTGGCTCACCAACCACGCACATTGTTTCATGTGAACGACCTCGATCTTGATCTCGTCTTAATGGGACATACACATGGTGGACAGTTCTTTCCGTGGAACCTTGTAGCAACGATCGGTCAGCCGTTCATTAAAGGATTGAATAAATATGGTGAGAAAACCTGGGCGTATGTGAGCAAAGGAACCGGATATTGGGGGCCTCCAGTTCGAGTCGGAGCGAGATCAGAAATAACTGTGTTAACGTTGAAAAAAGCTATTGCATAA
- a CDS encoding NAD(P)-binding domain-containing protein — translation MNIGIFGTGGVARSIAAKFVSLGHTVMLGTRNVEETKNRTEGDNMGNISFKEWYSQNNSVKLGTFADVGAFGELLVNATTGIGSLPAIAAAGEKNLNEKVLIDISNPLDFSKGFPPFLSVSNTDSLGEQIQRAYPNVKVVKALNTLSHPLMVNPSLVNNGDHTLPICGNDAEAKAKIVALLQTFGWKSENILDLGDITNARGTEAFLLLWVRMYGVFKTPMFQLKIVK, via the coding sequence ATGAACATTGGAATCTTTGGTACCGGCGGCGTTGCAAGATCAATTGCTGCTAAATTTGTTTCACTCGGCCACACGGTTATGTTAGGTACGCGTAATGTGGAAGAAACAAAGAATAGAACCGAGGGTGACAACATGGGGAATATTTCATTTAAAGAATGGTATTCTCAGAACAACTCCGTGAAACTCGGTACTTTTGCTGATGTTGGTGCGTTCGGTGAACTGTTGGTGAACGCAACTACTGGCATTGGTTCGCTTCCGGCCATTGCTGCAGCAGGAGAAAAAAATCTCAATGAGAAAGTATTGATCGATATTTCCAATCCGCTGGATTTCTCCAAAGGCTTCCCCCCATTCTTGAGTGTATCCAATACTGATTCGCTCGGCGAACAAATACAACGGGCTTATCCGAATGTGAAAGTGGTGAAAGCTTTGAACACACTCTCCCATCCATTAATGGTGAATCCCTCGTTGGTGAACAATGGCGATCATACATTGCCAATCTGCGGGAATGATGCCGAAGCGAAAGCAAAGATTGTTGCACTATTGCAAACATTCGGATGGAAGAGTGAAAACATTCTCGATCTGGGAGATATAACAAACGCGCGCGGAACAGAAGCATTTCTGCTCTTATGGGTGCGGATGTACGGTGTGTTCAAGACTCCGATGTTTCAACTTAAGATTGTAAAATAA
- a CDS encoding sigma-70 family RNA polymerase sigma factor → MVNAIALEKQPHSHIAAEQTFRTERKRLFDFIRRRVRTNEDAEDIMEDVFYQLLSSYSVTEPIEKMTSWLFTVARNKVIDWYRKKRPESLPRDLTDPSLPLNLEDILYDPTQNPDQVYARSLVWTELAEALDELPEEQKQVFVMHELEGKSFKEIAEITGEPQNTLLSRKRYAVLFLREKLQEMYDEFET, encoded by the coding sequence GTGGTTAATGCGATCGCATTAGAGAAACAGCCTCACTCCCACATTGCGGCGGAACAGACATTCCGGACGGAACGCAAGCGCCTGTTCGATTTTATTCGCCGGCGCGTGCGGACGAATGAGGATGCTGAAGATATTATGGAAGATGTCTTCTATCAGCTGCTCTCCAGTTACAGCGTTACAGAACCGATCGAAAAAATGACATCGTGGCTCTTTACCGTTGCCCGAAATAAAGTGATCGATTGGTACCGGAAGAAACGTCCGGAGTCGCTTCCGCGTGATCTTACTGATCCTTCGCTGCCACTGAATTTGGAAGATATTCTCTACGATCCAACGCAGAATCCCGATCAGGTCTACGCACGTTCTCTCGTCTGGACGGAACTTGCAGAAGCGCTGGACGAACTGCCAGAGGAACAGAAGCAGGTGTTTGTGATGCATGAGTTGGAAGGAAAAAGTTTTAAAGAGATCGCCGAAATTACAGGCGAACCGCAGAATACGCTCCTCTCAAGGAAACGATATGCGGTGCTTTTCCTGCGAGAAAAACTGCAGGAGATGTATGATGAATTTGAAACCTAA